The Marispirochaeta aestuarii genome contains a region encoding:
- a CDS encoding alpha-2-macroglobulin family protein, translating to MNVAILAFEISKNIKGRNKVKMKNIGLILKGFIFPVLSIFFAVSITGCGGAPEVSFSSAVKGGAASEALQLGLKESSLNREGGIVYYDADVKGDEFFSPVETADSLTVTAYGPEGELPVEMKRPDIYVAFNQPMVPLSKLGDPLKTHPHLSIEPPVDGFFRWYGSRLLSFEPSQPFEGQREYRVSLKRGIASLGGKKLDEALEFTFHTEHLDFSQVYAGKPESFGLVDQDDVPPETARHITCEFTWPVNPEYTASFLSVRSGNTEYSFRAERPGEESFDGPAQRLERTLVLTLDRILPEDSDVQVVLKSGAASDEGYLGRTEDSMRSFRTLKPFVFRRMRSYSYTFPGSDKGDANPLFLEFSHPLGETEPEEIAPFISTSLEVDDIADHIEIWDNTIKLNNLPVEYESVYRVDIAPGLRDVHGRSLAAGESLDVEVGPATRYYYFPDTGSRMLEAQFDPKIIYEYQNVFDGLWHISSIDDPYSSFDAKALEPYDFSSLPRNTKHFEVLDLSPYLNPQGFGTVGISWNFGEEKKGKRNSWEQRNLQLQVTDIGITTRIAHNRALVWAASLSTGEPIAGARVELLRNRTALAETLTDQSGLGEISFSEGEYSRFFLVDGRDRLRIRVSNGADRAEFIPNGSHNQYHFGVYSFTRPGSIEEERMEAFIFTDRGLYRKGETVTFRGIDRSWSAGSYSPYQGPYTLEVSEQRYRAEAFHRAEGTSSASGGFYGSFTLPEELEPGQYRIIYRREGHTEEIPFTVAEFRRAAFEVKLQSPERLLYSGDTVNMTGTARFLSGGSLAGGLYHSLWMREPWSYVPPGTSWRDYRFAPRRWGGLQVVEEDRGALDGTGTVLLSRESGGDHIPGLPYRYQAELAVRDQSRQELAARASVLVHPAAFYIGSRFLDGHEGGWSTFVKAGEKVSVEAVFVRPDGAAYSGPRKEIRGELIRRRWQVSRQRGVYDRLNNRYELVEEPVSAFDLEAGKERLEFQITPPEAGEYLLRISAADGEGRRALSEIDFYATGSSYVQWNQPDPGDIELVPDREQYSPGDTARILVKSPLPSGTYLLTVERESIVEERFVELSGSAATIDVPVRGEHIPVVYVALSSHTRRGEAPKSYFDPDLGKPRGLFGIARLRVSPESLALDVSVSQDKKLYRPGDEGRARIRVSSGGVPVEAAEVTLLAVDRGVVDLVDYHVPDPMSFFYAEHKFPLGVLGADSRSLLINPVTYEVRDLQGGDGDDEGKLERRKDFSPLAVFEPVLVTGPDGYAEAVFTLPDTLTTYRVTAVAVKGNRFGLKEEELAVRNPITMRAALPRKLRMRDTAEAGVVLTNLSAEVQEIDLACTSPEPEIRVHGESRKSLSLGPGESREVTFTLLAEESGEAKLEFTLRSGVLSEILESTLTVDKPLVRESFTIAGTLDESDTAQEALLVPSSIAPGYGSISLRLSPNPLGPLKDLVERLLETDYEILEGEMFRVLPHLVLKDKLEFFNTVHDSREVEKFFTMLKGYQNRDGGFGYRPGSEYSSAWLSVRLAHYLALARVGDFDVQEPDTDRLMAYLKGLYGNGTLSDFTRLYSLYVRSLLRDRPEEELKDALSRGDALGISGYALLALSFNEIGRPDKGGEILERVRKFLKLGTRSLDITETYEKRFYFDSELTALSLLQMALHSLDDPASLLTRVQNTLIQRQRYGRWGTLNDNTWVLISFAESFRDFIESSGELNAEVSLQGQTILSASSENPDPVSAELPLFEEPAASLPRDTVLPLSFNRSGSSPVFYSGTISYGLPAEAALPRDEGFSVYTSMESLDGKKVTTLAAGETYRVRVTVSSARDRSMALLRVPVPSGCEIVDANLISTRSYAEEGGADGGSFQRETVYGEEITVLDEGYYYPDLMIFRSLAPERKILDNEARCYFRHFYAGQQKLDFLVRATGKGIFPTPPAEIRGIYEEEVFGRGAGRLVIIE from the coding sequence GTGAATGTTGCTATACTGGCTTTCGAAATCAGCAAAAACATCAAGGGCAGGAACAAGGTAAAAATGAAAAACATCGGTCTCATCCTTAAAGGCTTTATTTTCCCGGTTTTATCTATTTTTTTTGCAGTCTCGATTACCGGCTGTGGAGGGGCTCCCGAAGTGAGTTTTAGCTCCGCCGTAAAGGGAGGTGCTGCAAGTGAGGCGCTGCAGCTGGGGTTGAAAGAGTCGTCCCTGAACCGGGAGGGGGGAATCGTCTATTACGATGCCGACGTCAAAGGAGACGAGTTTTTTTCTCCTGTTGAGACCGCTGATTCCCTGACGGTAACGGCTTATGGCCCTGAAGGGGAGCTTCCGGTGGAGATGAAGAGACCGGATATCTATGTGGCTTTCAACCAGCCCATGGTCCCCCTTTCGAAGCTGGGAGATCCCCTGAAGACGCATCCCCATCTGAGCATCGAGCCTCCTGTGGACGGTTTCTTTCGCTGGTACGGTTCACGCCTGCTCAGCTTTGAGCCCTCTCAGCCTTTTGAGGGGCAGCGGGAATATCGGGTGAGCCTGAAGCGGGGAATTGCCAGCCTGGGGGGTAAAAAGCTCGATGAAGCCCTGGAGTTTACCTTTCATACGGAACATCTCGATTTCTCCCAGGTTTACGCCGGAAAACCGGAAAGCTTCGGTCTGGTTGATCAGGATGACGTTCCCCCGGAAACCGCCCGGCACATTACCTGTGAGTTCACCTGGCCGGTGAATCCGGAGTATACAGCCTCCTTTCTGTCGGTCCGGAGCGGGAATACTGAGTACTCCTTCAGGGCCGAAAGGCCCGGGGAGGAGAGCTTTGATGGACCGGCGCAGCGACTGGAACGGACCCTGGTCCTGACCCTGGACAGGATCCTGCCTGAGGACAGTGATGTCCAGGTTGTACTGAAATCCGGCGCGGCTTCCGACGAGGGATACCTTGGAAGGACGGAGGATTCGATGCGCAGCTTCCGGACCCTGAAACCCTTCGTCTTCAGACGCATGCGCAGTTATTCCTATACCTTTCCCGGGAGCGACAAGGGGGATGCGAATCCCCTCTTCCTCGAGTTCAGCCATCCCCTGGGGGAGACGGAGCCGGAGGAGATAGCCCCTTTTATTTCCACCAGCCTGGAGGTCGATGATATCGCCGATCATATCGAGATCTGGGACAATACCATCAAGCTCAACAATCTGCCGGTGGAGTATGAGTCGGTCTACAGGGTGGATATTGCCCCGGGGCTCAGGGATGTCCACGGCAGGAGCCTGGCTGCGGGTGAAAGCCTGGATGTGGAGGTAGGACCCGCAACCAGGTACTACTATTTTCCCGACACCGGAAGCCGCATGCTGGAAGCACAGTTTGACCCGAAGATCATCTATGAGTATCAGAATGTTTTTGACGGGCTCTGGCACATATCGTCCATCGATGATCCCTACTCATCCTTTGATGCGAAGGCCCTGGAACCCTACGATTTTTCCAGCCTCCCCCGGAATACCAAGCACTTTGAGGTTCTCGATCTTTCTCCTTACCTGAATCCTCAGGGCTTCGGCACTGTGGGTATCTCCTGGAATTTCGGTGAGGAGAAAAAGGGCAAGCGAAATTCCTGGGAACAGCGCAACCTTCAGCTTCAGGTCACCGATATCGGAATAACGACGCGGATCGCCCACAACAGGGCCCTGGTCTGGGCGGCCTCCCTGTCGACGGGAGAGCCGATAGCCGGGGCCCGGGTGGAGCTCCTCAGAAACCGGACAGCTCTGGCTGAAACCCTGACCGACCAGTCAGGGCTGGGGGAAATTTCCTTTTCCGAGGGTGAGTACTCAAGGTTTTTTCTGGTGGATGGGAGAGACAGGCTGCGTATCCGTGTAAGCAATGGTGCGGACAGGGCGGAGTTTATCCCCAACGGGTCCCATAACCAGTATCACTTCGGCGTCTACTCTTTTACCCGTCCCGGCAGTATCGAGGAAGAGCGCATGGAGGCTTTTATCTTTACCGACCGGGGACTCTACCGGAAGGGCGAGACGGTAACCTTCCGGGGAATCGACCGCAGCTGGAGCGCCGGAAGCTACAGCCCCTACCAGGGACCCTATACCCTGGAGGTGAGCGAGCAGCGCTACAGGGCCGAGGCCTTCCATCGTGCGGAGGGCACAAGCAGTGCTTCCGGCGGCTTTTACGGCAGTTTTACCCTGCCCGAGGAGCTCGAGCCGGGACAGTACCGCATCATCTACCGGCGGGAGGGGCATACCGAGGAGATCCCCTTTACCGTGGCGGAGTTCCGCAGGGCGGCCTTCGAGGTAAAGCTTCAATCCCCCGAGAGGCTGCTTTATTCCGGGGATACCGTCAACATGACAGGGACGGCCCGTTTCCTCTCCGGAGGCTCCCTTGCCGGAGGTCTCTACCACAGCCTATGGATGCGGGAACCCTGGTCCTATGTCCCCCCGGGAACATCCTGGCGGGATTATCGCTTCGCTCCCCGGCGCTGGGGCGGACTTCAGGTCGTGGAGGAGGACCGGGGCGCCCTGGACGGAACGGGGACGGTTCTGCTCTCCCGGGAGAGCGGGGGAGATCATATTCCGGGGCTCCCCTACCGTTATCAGGCAGAGCTTGCCGTCCGGGACCAGTCAAGGCAGGAACTGGCCGCCCGGGCTTCGGTGCTGGTACATCCGGCGGCCTTCTACATCGGGTCCAGGTTTCTTGACGGACACGAGGGCGGCTGGTCCACCTTTGTAAAAGCCGGGGAGAAGGTCTCCGTGGAGGCTGTATTTGTGCGACCCGACGGTGCAGCATACAGCGGTCCACGTAAGGAAATCCGGGGAGAACTGATCAGGAGGCGCTGGCAGGTAAGCCGCCAGCGGGGGGTCTACGACAGGTTGAACAATCGCTATGAACTGGTGGAAGAACCCGTTTCCGCCTTTGATCTGGAAGCCGGGAAAGAAAGACTTGAGTTCCAGATTACCCCGCCCGAGGCGGGAGAGTATCTACTGCGCATCTCCGCCGCCGACGGAGAAGGAAGACGGGCCCTCTCGGAGATAGACTTCTACGCCACGGGTTCCAGCTATGTTCAGTGGAACCAGCCGGATCCCGGGGATATCGAACTTGTTCCCGACAGGGAGCAGTATTCCCCCGGGGATACGGCGCGGATTCTGGTCAAATCACCTTTGCCCTCGGGAACCTATCTGCTGACCGTGGAGCGGGAAAGTATCGTTGAGGAACGTTTTGTGGAACTCTCCGGATCCGCGGCCACCATCGATGTTCCGGTAAGGGGTGAGCATATTCCGGTGGTTTACGTGGCCCTGAGTTCCCATACCCGCCGCGGCGAGGCTCCCAAAAGCTACTTTGATCCGGACCTGGGCAAGCCCCGGGGGCTTTTCGGTATCGCCCGTCTCCGGGTCAGTCCCGAGAGCCTTGCACTGGACGTCTCCGTGAGCCAGGATAAAAAGCTCTACCGTCCGGGAGACGAGGGACGGGCACGAATTCGGGTAAGCTCCGGCGGTGTCCCGGTGGAAGCTGCGGAGGTCACCCTTCTGGCGGTTGACCGGGGAGTCGTGGACCTCGTCGATTATCATGTTCCGGATCCCATGAGCTTTTTTTATGCCGAACACAAGTTTCCCCTGGGTGTACTGGGAGCGGACAGCCGTTCCCTGCTTATCAATCCGGTAACCTACGAGGTCAGGGACCTTCAGGGCGGCGACGGTGACGATGAGGGCAAGCTGGAGCGGAGGAAGGACTTTTCTCCCCTGGCTGTCTTTGAACCAGTGCTTGTTACCGGGCCTGACGGGTATGCCGAAGCGGTCTTTACCCTGCCGGATACCCTGACCACCTACCGGGTCACCGCGGTGGCGGTAAAGGGAAACCGCTTCGGTCTTAAGGAAGAGGAGCTGGCGGTTCGGAACCCCATCACCATGCGGGCAGCTCTTCCGAGGAAGCTCAGGATGCGGGATACTGCAGAAGCGGGAGTCGTTCTGACCAATCTGTCCGCCGAGGTCCAGGAGATTGACCTGGCCTGTACTTCCCCGGAGCCGGAGATCCGTGTCCACGGGGAGTCCCGAAAAAGCCTGAGCCTTGGACCCGGCGAGAGCCGGGAGGTGACCTTTACGCTGCTTGCAGAGGAGAGCGGAGAGGCAAAGCTCGAGTTTACTCTGCGCTCCGGGGTTTTGTCGGAGATCCTGGAGTCGACCCTGACGGTGGATAAACCCCTGGTAAGGGAATCCTTTACCATAGCCGGGACCCTGGACGAGTCCGATACGGCGCAGGAGGCCCTGCTTGTTCCTTCATCCATCGCACCGGGGTACGGAAGCATCAGTCTTCGCCTCAGTCCCAATCCCCTGGGGCCTTTGAAGGATCTGGTGGAACGCCTTCTGGAAACCGACTATGAGATTCTTGAGGGTGAAATGTTCCGGGTGCTCCCCCATCTGGTTCTGAAGGATAAGCTGGAGTTCTTCAATACGGTCCATGATTCCCGGGAGGTGGAGAAATTCTTCACCATGCTCAAGGGCTATCAGAACCGGGACGGCGGTTTCGGATACCGGCCCGGCAGTGAGTACTCGTCGGCCTGGCTGAGCGTCCGCCTTGCCCACTACCTGGCGCTGGCACGGGTGGGAGACTTCGATGTACAGGAACCGGATACAGACCGGCTCATGGCCTACCTCAAGGGACTGTACGGCAACGGGACGCTTTCCGATTTCACCAGGCTCTACTCCCTTTATGTACGCAGCCTGCTGAGGGACCGGCCGGAGGAGGAGCTGAAGGATGCCCTGTCCCGGGGGGATGCCCTGGGAATCTCGGGATATGCTTTACTGGCCCTCAGTTTCAACGAGATCGGCAGGCCCGATAAAGGCGGGGAGATCCTCGAAAGGGTCCGGAAATTTCTGAAACTCGGTACCCGCTCTCTGGACATCACCGAAACCTATGAGAAGCGTTTCTACTTTGATTCGGAGCTGACTGCACTCTCTCTGCTGCAGATGGCTCTCCATTCCCTTGATGATCCGGCATCTCTGCTGACCCGGGTTCAAAACACCCTGATTCAGCGTCAGCGCTACGGTCGCTGGGGGACCCTGAACGACAACACCTGGGTCCTGATAAGTTTTGCAGAGAGTTTCCGGGATTTCATCGAATCCTCCGGCGAGCTGAACGCGGAGGTCAGTCTGCAGGGGCAGACGATCCTCTCAGCTTCGTCGGAGAATCCCGACCCCGTATCTGCTGAACTTCCCCTCTTTGAGGAACCTGCGGCTTCCCTGCCCAGGGATACAGTGCTGCCCCTGAGCTTCAACCGCAGTGGAAGCTCCCCGGTGTTTTACTCCGGTACCATCAGCTATGGATTGCCCGCCGAGGCCGCTCTGCCGAGGGACGAGGGATTTTCCGTATATACCTCCATGGAGAGCCTGGACGGGAAGAAGGTTACGACCCTTGCTGCCGGAGAGACCTATCGGGTACGGGTGACAGTCTCCTCCGCCAGGGACCGCTCCATGGCCCTGCTCCGTGTGCCCGTCCCCTCGGGCTGCGAGATTGTCGATGCGAACCTGATCAGTACCCGCAGCTATGCGGAAGAGGGGGGAGCCGACGGCGGCAGCTTTCAGCGGGAGACGGTCTACGGTGAGGAGATTACGGTCCTTGACGAGGGGTATTACTATCCCGACCTCATGATTTTCCGCTCCCTGGCGCCGGAACGGAAGATTCTCGACAATGAGGCCCGCTGCTACTTTCGGCACTTCTACGCCGGACAGCAGAAGCTCGATTTTCTGGTACGTGCCACAGGGAAGGGTATATTTCCGACTCCTCCGGCGGAGATCCGGGGAATCTACGAGGAGGAGGTATTCGGCAGGGGAGCCGGAAGGCTGGTAATCATTGAGTAA
- a CDS encoding ROK family transcriptional regulator: protein MEINTKTKAGLITVIRVLRRLWTGGPASRATLARELELDKSTLTKVCGRLIKAGLIHRVMEGTVGRQGGRRPTLLDIRAAKGAVAGLEIQPDRIRMVYTDLQGQTLMEETREILSSNRKLSAILDTVAEGFSRDRDGLPVLGAGIAIPGIIDPWEGKILRSTPLQVDKAFPLAEEMEQRLAVPVICDNDANCCAWGSIFAIPDLGNRTSFAALLGDLRGSVLSTGFSLVLGGEEVYHGSGYSAGEFRSIFCPEGGDRQFAAAARPREETLPAHTPADTMEELCRNTAFLVNMLNLNAVAIAGTLADERETFSSTLQREIRRNWIYPPAPECPVYCAPGGKHSSAFGAAALFLRQLCRVPVLSRTGYGYDGSLFLRVFGSSL from the coding sequence ATGGAAATCAACACAAAAACCAAGGCAGGTCTCATTACCGTGATCCGGGTACTGCGAAGACTCTGGACGGGCGGGCCAGCCAGCCGGGCTACACTGGCCCGGGAGCTCGAACTGGACAAGTCGACCCTGACCAAGGTATGCGGAAGGCTGATCAAGGCCGGTCTCATACACCGGGTCATGGAAGGTACGGTAGGGCGTCAGGGCGGAAGACGTCCCACCCTGCTGGACATCAGGGCCGCGAAAGGAGCCGTCGCCGGTCTGGAAATTCAGCCGGACCGCATACGCATGGTGTATACGGATCTTCAGGGGCAGACTCTTATGGAAGAGACCCGGGAAATCCTCAGCAGCAACAGAAAACTCAGCGCCATACTCGATACAGTGGCAGAAGGTTTCTCCCGCGACCGTGACGGACTCCCCGTTCTGGGAGCGGGCATCGCCATCCCGGGGATCATCGATCCATGGGAGGGAAAAATTCTCCGATCAACACCCCTGCAGGTGGACAAGGCCTTCCCCCTGGCAGAGGAGATGGAGCAGCGCCTTGCGGTTCCGGTGATCTGCGATAACGATGCCAACTGCTGCGCCTGGGGATCCATTTTCGCTATACCCGACCTGGGAAACCGGACCAGTTTCGCAGCCCTGCTTGGGGATCTTCGGGGCAGTGTTTTGTCCACCGGCTTCTCCCTTGTCCTCGGGGGCGAAGAGGTCTACCACGGTTCCGGATATTCCGCCGGAGAGTTCCGGAGCATCTTCTGTCCCGAAGGAGGGGACAGGCAGTTTGCCGCTGCTGCACGGCCCCGGGAAGAAACACTCCCGGCTCATACCCCGGCAGACACTATGGAGGAACTCTGCCGAAATACAGCCTTCCTGGTGAATATGCTGAACCTCAATGCCGTTGCCATCGCCGGGACCCTGGCGGATGAGCGTGAAACCTTCAGTTCCACCCTTCAGCGGGAGATCAGGCGCAACTGGATTTATCCCCCCGCCCCTGAATGCCCGGTCTATTGCGCCCCCGGAGGAAAGCACTCGTCCGCCTTCGGCGCCGCCGCACTCTTTCTGCGGCAGCTCTGCCGGGTTCCTGTTCTGAGCAGAACAGGATACGGTTACGACGGAAGCCTGTTTCTCAGGGTTTTCGGTTCCTCCCTCTGA
- a CDS encoding superoxide dismutase has protein sequence MSHTLPDLPYAFNALEPYIDARTMEIHHDKHHGGYVSKLNDALSKHPNLAEKPLEELLSDLSAVPEDIRTAVRNNGGGHFNHSLFWKVLGPGGGSPEGDLKAALESTFGSLEAFKESFSNAAATRFGSGWAWLSVDSQGKLVVHSTPNQDTPLAEGLRPILGLDVWEHAYYLNYQNRRPEYIKSFWEVVNWKQVAKNFSAA, from the coding sequence ATGAGTCATACTTTACCCGATCTGCCCTATGCGTTTAACGCGCTGGAACCATATATCGATGCCCGTACCATGGAAATTCATCATGACAAACACCACGGAGGCTATGTATCGAAACTGAACGATGCCCTGTCAAAGCACCCGAATCTGGCGGAGAAACCCCTGGAAGAGCTGCTGTCGGATCTCAGCGCCGTTCCAGAGGATATCCGTACCGCCGTCCGGAATAACGGCGGTGGTCACTTCAACCACAGTCTCTTCTGGAAGGTCCTGGGTCCCGGAGGCGGCAGTCCCGAGGGAGACCTCAAAGCGGCTCTGGAGAGCACCTTCGGCAGCCTGGAGGCTTTCAAGGAGAGTTTCAGCAATGCCGCGGCGACCCGTTTCGGCAGCGGCTGGGCATGGCTGTCCGTTGATTCCCAGGGAAAACTGGTGGTTCACTCAACCCCGAACCAGGACACGCCCCTGGCAGAAGGCCTGCGTCCGATCCTCGGACTGGATGTCTGGGAACACGCCTACTACCTGAATTATCAGAACCGCAGGCCCGAATACATCAAATCCTTCTGGGAAGTGGTCAACTGGAAGCAGGTGGCAAAGAACTTCAGCGCTGCATGA
- a CDS encoding GGDEF domain-containing protein — MKRDSSASDLVKLSYFADMAKRITSAYTVSETIKALQHHIGTIFSPRNWSILLTEPESGKLRFQEVTGEGADKLRGQEIPRGSGIAGWIARNALPLIVEDVSKDPRFDPSMDELIGFTTKSIIGVPLINRGRVFGVIELVNKLDGTSFSPLELKTLVTIAEFGAIAIEKAYYTAALKRIAMTDPLTGALNRRGMEKSLERELSRCKRKSAPVTILMFDVDHFKEINDTYGHIKGDEVLKELADVLKKNVRKADIICRYGGDEFAVIMPEAGPEKAEFVKSRIQAHLAIENDRREFPFGVSIGIHSGEPDTLADIFDSADKALYFEKTRKIEMDIDNLSTNLPEFL, encoded by the coding sequence ATGAAACGTGACTCCTCTGCCAGCGATCTTGTCAAGCTCTCCTATTTTGCCGACATGGCAAAGAGGATTACCTCCGCGTATACCGTCTCCGAAACAATAAAAGCCCTTCAGCATCATATAGGAACAATATTCTCTCCCAGGAACTGGTCCATCCTGCTCACCGAGCCGGAGAGCGGAAAGCTTCGTTTTCAGGAGGTTACCGGAGAGGGGGCCGACAAGCTGAGGGGACAGGAAATACCCCGGGGCTCGGGAATCGCCGGCTGGATAGCGCGAAACGCTCTGCCCCTGATCGTGGAGGATGTCTCCAAAGATCCGCGTTTTGATCCAAGCATGGACGAACTGATAGGATTTACCACCAAATCCATCATAGGGGTACCCCTCATCAACCGCGGCAGGGTTTTCGGCGTAATCGAACTTGTCAATAAACTTGACGGAACCAGCTTCAGTCCCCTGGAGCTGAAAACCCTGGTCACCATCGCCGAATTCGGGGCTATCGCGATAGAGAAAGCCTATTATACCGCGGCCCTGAAAAGAATCGCCATGACCGACCCCCTTACCGGAGCACTCAACCGGCGGGGCATGGAAAAATCCCTGGAACGGGAACTTTCGCGGTGCAAACGAAAAAGCGCACCCGTCACGATCCTCATGTTCGATGTCGACCATTTCAAGGAGATCAACGACACCTACGGGCACATCAAGGGAGACGAAGTGCTGAAGGAACTGGCGGATGTCCTGAAAAAAAATGTCCGAAAAGCGGATATTATCTGCCGCTACGGAGGCGATGAGTTTGCGGTCATCATGCCCGAAGCAGGCCCGGAAAAGGCCGAGTTTGTCAAAAGCCGGATCCAGGCCCATCTTGCCATCGAAAACGATCGGCGGGAATTCCCCTTCGGCGTCAGCATCGGTATCCATTCCGGAGAACCCGATACCCTGGCGGATATCTTCGATTCCGCCGACAAGGCCCTCTATTTTGAAAAGACCCGCAAGATTGAGATGGACATAGACAATCTGAGTACAAATCTGCCGGAATTCCTCTGA
- a CDS encoding AEC family transporter: MSGSIAPLILEKLAVLFLLIGTGGLVRKAGLISEEGESVVSTLLVDLFWPALIFTSITMNLSRDDILRNISLPLFAAVTILTGGGLGLIAVKLMKYRGVRRNSFLFQSMMNNFVFLVLPFAVLFLPERGAGLLFVHNLGTILLLWTLCVPVLQGENRDREKVLFKSLLKNPGIISTLAAIILVLTGLNTRLPAAITITMDYLGAPTMAVAMLVAGSRIAGTGLKAVRLDAWNLLIALIRLILVPLILLGLSLIIWNAGLAGPETLLIFMLVNIVPVGVFSVSLANKYRASPELMAQSVALTHVIGAGTMLVWLLVLQKMPFFP; the protein is encoded by the coding sequence ATGTCCGGATCCATCGCCCCCCTTATCCTGGAAAAACTTGCCGTCCTTTTTCTTCTTATCGGGACCGGCGGCTTAGTACGCAAAGCAGGCCTCATCTCCGAGGAAGGAGAATCCGTCGTCAGCACCCTGCTGGTGGACCTCTTCTGGCCGGCTCTTATCTTTACCTCCATTACCATGAACCTGAGCAGGGACGATATTCTCCGCAATATCAGCCTGCCCCTCTTTGCGGCTGTAACCATCCTCACCGGCGGAGGTCTGGGACTTATCGCCGTAAAGCTGATGAAATACCGGGGTGTCCGGCGAAACAGCTTTCTGTTCCAGAGTATGATGAACAACTTCGTCTTTCTGGTTCTTCCTTTTGCAGTCCTCTTCCTTCCCGAACGGGGAGCGGGACTTCTTTTTGTGCATAACCTGGGGACAATCCTGCTTCTCTGGACTCTCTGCGTCCCGGTGCTGCAGGGAGAAAACCGCGACAGGGAAAAGGTACTGTTCAAGAGCCTTCTGAAGAACCCGGGAATCATATCCACCCTGGCTGCCATTATCCTGGTGCTGACAGGGCTCAATACCCGGCTCCCCGCGGCGATTACAATAACCATGGATTATCTTGGTGCCCCCACCATGGCCGTTGCGATGCTGGTAGCCGGTTCACGAATCGCGGGAACCGGCCTCAAGGCAGTCCGCCTGGACGCCTGGAACCTGCTGATCGCCCTGATACGGCTTATCCTGGTTCCCCTTATCCTGCTGGGACTCTCCCTGATAATCTGGAACGCCGGACTGGCGGGCCCGGAGACCCTGCTGATCTTCATGCTGGTCAACATCGTCCCCGTGGGGGTCTTTTCCGTCAGCCTTGCCAACAAGTACAGGGCATCCCCGGAGCTCATGGCCCAGTCGGTCGCCCTGACTCACGTAATCGGCGCGGGTACAATGCTTGTCTGGCTGCTTGTACTGCAGAAGATGCCCTTTTTTCCCTGA